Below is a window of Paraburkholderia kururiensis DNA.
GCCGTGCCGCCGCTCAAGGGGCCGCGCCTGCGCCAGGCGCTGCCCAACGTGGTGGAGGACCACCTGATCCAGGACCCCCAGCATTGCCACCTCGCGCTCGACCCGCAGCCGCTGCCGGACGGCCGGCAGATCGTGGCGGTCATCGACCGTGCCTGGTTCCGCTTTTTCATCGACGCCTTCACGTCCGCCGGGCATCGCAACCTGCACGCGGTGCCGGTTACGCGGTGCCTGCCGGCGGCGCCCGAAGCTGCGGCGCCTCGCGCGTCGGGCGAAGATGATGCCGCCGAGCCCGGCAAGACGACGCCGGCCACGCGCGGCGACGTGGGGGCAACCGGCGCCGACACGGCGCTCGCCGAAGACACCGCGCTCGACACGCTTGCCGCGACGCCCGTCGTGGCCGCGTTGCTCGGCAAGGTCGCGCAGGCGGCGCCCGCCCTTTTCACTGACGCTGCGGACGCCGAAACGGCCACGATCGCCACCGCTACGCCGCGCGTCGAGCTTGCTGTAGCACGAGGCGTGCAGGGCGAAGGCCTCGCGGTGCCCGCATCGAGCGTGGCAGCCACGCTCGATGCCCTCGCGGTCGGCGCGCCGCTCACGGTGTACTCGTTGACCGACGTGCCCGGCGAGCCGCAACTGGCTTCGTCCGCCGCGATGCCGCCGGTGCCCAACGCCCGCCCGCTGACGTTCGAAGCGCTCGCGCGGCGCGCGCCGGAAAGCCGCTTCGACCTGTGCCAGTTCGAGTTCATGGTGCAGCCGTGGCGGCTCGACCGCGCGACGCTGCGTCGCCTGCGGCTGCCGCTCGCGCTCGTGGTGGCGTCGCTCCTCGCGGCGATCATCGGCGCGAACGTGCAGTGGCTCATGATGGCGCGCCAGCGCGACGCGCTCAGCGCGCAGATGACGGAAACGCTGCTCAACGCGTTTCCGAAGACGACGGTGGTGCTCGACGCACCCGACCAGATGTCGCGCCAGCTTCAGCAACTGCGCGTGGCGGCGGGCGAGCTGTCGCCGGCGGACTTTCTCTCGCTGGCCGACGGGCTCGCGCGTTCGTTGGGGCCGGTGCCGGTGAACGGCATTGCGGCGCTGGATTACCACGACCGTCGGCTCGACGTGACCTTCAAGCCCGAGGTCAAGGTGGACGCGGACTTCGGCAAGCGGCTGGAGCGCAACG
It encodes the following:
- the gspL gene encoding type II secretion system protein GspL, with product MSTLIVLMPPRDPAVPSQEWQLPELPFLLVDKAGRTQRTGRSALALLPRATQTVLMIAARDVLMIPAAVPPLKGPRLRQALPNVVEDHLIQDPQHCHLALDPQPLPDGRQIVAVIDRAWFRFFIDAFTSAGHRNLHAVPVTRCLPAAPEAAAPRASGEDDAAEPGKTTPATRGDVGATGADTALAEDTALDTLAATPVVAALLGKVAQAAPALFTDAADAETATIATATPRVELAVARGVQGEGLAVPASSVAATLDALAVGAPLTVYSLTDVPGEPQLASSAAMPPVPNARPLTFEALARRAPESRFDLCQFEFMVQPWRLDRATLRRLRLPLALVVASLLAAIIGANVQWLMMARQRDALSAQMTETLLNAFPKTTVVLDAPDQMSRQLQQLRVAAGELSPADFLSLADGLARSLGPVPVNGIAALDYHDRRLDVTFKPEVKVDADFGKRLERNGLSGAIDSNTGKWTIRSGS